One window of the Arthrobacter sp. D5-1 genome contains the following:
- a CDS encoding M23 family metallopeptidase: MIRALGFHRVLIAGSLAILAFFAFGFQPLSAVSTSGVGGSLAQGVVEPTALGTLVPPEAETLVIDPMPEPPEQLPGTPMVYFDRAMVRTVSKDGSTGLTVASAGLSRPPTGALYAPLEVLNLSSNYGYRYSPLTGLAGEFHWGQDYAAACGTRVYAADAGVVRAVGWHLWGGGNRVEIEHGNGLVTTYNHLQAIGVTKGQSVRVGEVIAQVGTTGWSTGCHLHFETIVNGLHTNPNGWTYLPMRQIDPLQNISMVNYQPGVGTGTSAAPEWAVPVADGTNRAVIGGEHEEHEPLPVVVPPTTTTPGTTTPGTTTPGTTTPPVQTPAPTQSPTATASPSVTATPTPTPTATPTPTVTQTATPTASPTAAPTQTATPTPTPSPTTTAPAPTTAPTTKTVAPPVTSSDASAPTAVVPPAAPAPAAPAPAAPAPVAPAPAAPAVVAPAAPAPAAPAAVVPAPVVVAPAPAAPAVTQAVAPAPAPVAPVAPVPAPAPVAVLPSTLPVVVLPPGYVLVAPDKVRLPNGTVVLLSTLVLPPTP; this comes from the coding sequence TTGATCCGAGCATTAGGTTTCCATCGCGTCCTGATCGCGGGAAGCCTGGCCATCCTGGCCTTTTTCGCCTTCGGGTTCCAGCCTCTCAGTGCCGTTTCCACCAGTGGTGTGGGCGGTTCCTTGGCGCAGGGCGTGGTTGAACCGACGGCATTGGGCACCCTGGTGCCGCCGGAGGCCGAGACACTCGTCATCGATCCCATGCCCGAACCTCCGGAACAACTTCCCGGAACGCCCATGGTCTACTTTGACCGCGCCATGGTCCGAACCGTCAGCAAAGACGGTTCCACTGGCCTCACGGTAGCTTCCGCCGGGTTGTCCCGTCCGCCCACCGGTGCCCTGTACGCACCCCTAGAGGTCCTCAATCTGAGTTCCAACTATGGCTACCGCTACAGCCCCCTGACGGGCTTGGCAGGCGAGTTCCACTGGGGCCAGGATTACGCCGCCGCCTGCGGAACGCGCGTTTACGCGGCCGACGCCGGTGTGGTCCGGGCCGTCGGCTGGCACTTGTGGGGTGGCGGAAACCGCGTGGAGATCGAACACGGCAACGGCTTGGTCACCACCTACAACCATCTGCAGGCCATCGGCGTCACCAAAGGCCAATCAGTCCGGGTTGGCGAGGTCATCGCCCAGGTTGGCACGACCGGCTGGTCCACGGGCTGCCATCTCCACTTCGAGACAATCGTGAACGGCCTGCACACCAATCCCAACGGCTGGACCTACCTGCCCATGCGGCAGATTGATCCGCTGCAGAACATCTCCATGGTCAACTACCAGCCCGGCGTTGGAACGGGAACGTCCGCGGCTCCGGAATGGGCCGTTCCGGTGGCCGACGGCACCAACCGCGCCGTCATCGGTGGAGAGCACGAAGAGCACGAGCCACTGCCGGTGGTGGTTCCGCCTACCACCACGACTCCGGGTACCACCACGCCGGGCACCACGACTCCGGGTACCACCACGCCCCCGGTGCAGACGCCGGCGCCAACGCAGAGTCCGACGGCGACCGCCTCACCGTCCGTGACGGCGACGCCGACTCCGACCCCGACTGCAACGCCTACGCCGACCGTTACACAGACTGCGACGCCGACTGCTTCACCCACGGCCGCACCTACGCAGACAGCTACCCCAACTCCGACGCCTTCGCCGACCACCACGGCGCCGGCTCCGACCACGGCTCCGACCACGAAAACTGTTGCACCGCCAGTGACGTCGTCGGACGCTTCGGCGCCGACCGCCGTCGTGCCTCCTGCGGCACCGGCTCCGGCCGCTCCAGCGCCGGCAGCGCCCGCTCCTGTGGCACCAGCGCCGGCGGCACCTGCGGTGGTTGCCCCGGCCGCGCCCGCTCCGGCAGCGCCGGCCGCAGTAGTCCCGGCTCCTGTAGTGGTGGCTCCAGCACCTGCTGCGCCGGCCGTGACGCAGGCCGTGGCTCCGGCTCCGGCTCCCGTTGCGCCGGTGGCTCCTGTGCCTGCTCCGGCGCCCGTTGCTGTATTGCCGTCAACGCTCCCAGTGGTGGTTCTTCCGCCCGGATATGTCCTGGTAGCACCGGACAAGGTCCGGCTGCCCAACGGCACGGTGGTGCTGTTGTCCACTCTGGTCCTTCCTCCGACGCCCTAA
- a CDS encoding glutathione peroxidase — MTSLYSIPLTFNDGSEADFGRFEGKAVLVVNVASECGFTRQYAGLEALYGKYREQGLEILGVPCNQFGGQEPGADEEIAEFCERNFGVTFPLTSKANVLGKQQHPLFAKLTQDEDGQPAKVKWNFEKFVINRGGDLVARFPSTVEPDSEDLVKAVEKALA, encoded by the coding sequence ATGACCAGCCTGTACAGCATTCCCCTCACCTTCAACGATGGCTCAGAAGCGGACTTCGGCCGGTTCGAGGGGAAAGCGGTCCTGGTGGTCAACGTGGCGTCCGAGTGCGGCTTCACACGCCAGTACGCCGGGCTCGAAGCGCTGTACGGCAAATACCGCGAACAGGGCCTGGAGATCCTCGGCGTGCCCTGCAATCAGTTCGGGGGACAGGAACCCGGCGCGGATGAGGAGATCGCGGAATTCTGTGAGCGGAATTTCGGCGTAACGTTCCCGCTGACCAGCAAAGCGAACGTCCTGGGGAAGCAGCAGCACCCCCTGTTCGCGAAGCTGACCCAGGATGAGGACGGCCAGCCTGCCAAGGTGAAGTGGAACTTCGAGAAGTTCGTCATAAACCGGGGCGGAGATCTCGTGGCAAGGTTCCCATCCACAGTGGAGCCTGACTCCGAAGACCTTGTGAAGGCAGTGGAAAAGGCGCTGGCGTAA
- a CDS encoding ABC-F family ATP-binding cassette domain-containing protein, protein MSTTKNPSITLTDVRLQWPDGTTALAGISGTFGSGRTGLVGSNGAGKSTLLRLIAGSLAPTGGSITTNGDVGYLPQTLTLVTDSTVADLLGIGPQVKALRAIEAGDVSVENFDAVGDDWDIEARADKSLRHIGFSGEDLERKVGEISGGEAMLVAITGLRLQGTAITLLDEPTNNLDRDARTKLSALLSTWPGTLVVVSHDLTLLEIMDNTAELHGGELEVFGGPYSAWRSYVDEQQAAAVQAAQAAKQAVKTEKRQRQEAEMKLAQRARTGQTSYDNKKGSKILENQRASDAQVSAGKLRSGSDDKVDAAQAALDVASSKIREDERISVNLPDPDVPRSRRIAELRGTNRAFVVEGPERVAIIGVNGVGKSTLLERLVSGEPWTEDDDDVESGTAGGWLLTERSGYLRQRLDGLDEAATTLENVQAAAPSVPVGEIRNQLARFLLRGDSVYRPVGTLSGGERFRVSLAKLLFADPPPQVLILDEPTNNLDIQSVDQLVEALNAYRGAVILVSHDDGFLARLDLDLVLSLDHDGALTELPSLPVGSWSGS, encoded by the coding sequence ATGTCTACAACAAAAAACCCGTCCATCACCCTTACCGACGTGCGCCTTCAGTGGCCCGACGGTACCACTGCCCTTGCCGGGATCTCCGGAACATTCGGATCGGGCCGTACAGGCCTTGTGGGGTCCAACGGTGCCGGAAAATCAACCTTGCTGCGCCTCATTGCCGGGAGCCTTGCCCCTACGGGTGGCAGTATCACCACGAACGGTGATGTCGGATACCTTCCGCAGACTCTCACCCTCGTGACTGACTCGACGGTGGCGGACCTGCTGGGTATCGGCCCTCAAGTGAAAGCACTGCGGGCCATCGAAGCCGGTGACGTTTCGGTGGAGAACTTCGATGCGGTGGGCGATGACTGGGATATCGAAGCCCGGGCTGACAAATCCCTGCGCCATATCGGCTTTTCGGGGGAGGACTTGGAGCGCAAAGTAGGTGAAATTTCGGGAGGCGAAGCGATGCTTGTTGCCATCACGGGGCTCCGGCTTCAGGGGACGGCAATCACGCTCTTGGACGAGCCAACGAACAACCTGGACCGGGACGCTAGAACCAAACTGTCCGCTCTCCTGTCCACGTGGCCGGGAACGCTGGTGGTGGTCAGCCACGACCTGACACTGTTGGAGATCATGGACAACACAGCGGAACTGCATGGTGGTGAACTCGAAGTGTTCGGGGGTCCGTACAGTGCTTGGCGGTCGTATGTTGATGAGCAGCAGGCCGCTGCGGTTCAGGCTGCCCAAGCTGCCAAGCAGGCCGTCAAGACTGAGAAGCGCCAGCGCCAGGAAGCTGAGATGAAGCTGGCGCAGCGTGCCCGCACCGGTCAAACCAGCTATGACAACAAGAAGGGCTCCAAGATCCTTGAGAATCAGCGGGCCTCCGATGCGCAGGTGTCAGCGGGCAAGCTTCGATCAGGATCGGATGACAAGGTGGACGCTGCCCAGGCTGCGCTGGATGTGGCCTCTTCCAAAATCAGGGAAGACGAACGGATCAGCGTGAACCTTCCGGATCCGGATGTTCCCCGCAGCCGGCGGATCGCCGAGCTGCGGGGAACCAATCGTGCTTTTGTGGTGGAGGGACCGGAACGGGTGGCCATCATCGGCGTCAACGGGGTGGGAAAAAGCACCTTGCTCGAACGTTTGGTCAGCGGGGAACCGTGGACAGAGGATGATGACGACGTCGAATCCGGCACCGCAGGTGGTTGGCTCCTGACCGAGCGGTCCGGGTATTTGCGGCAGCGACTCGACGGCCTGGACGAGGCCGCGACAACTTTGGAAAATGTCCAGGCGGCCGCACCAAGTGTCCCTGTCGGGGAAATCCGCAACCAGTTGGCCCGGTTCCTGCTACGGGGTGATAGCGTCTACCGTCCCGTTGGGACTCTCTCCGGCGGTGAACGGTTCAGGGTCTCCTTGGCCAAGCTTCTCTTTGCCGATCCGCCGCCACAGGTCCTGATTCTCGATGAGCCAACAAACAACCTCGACATACAGAGTGTGGACCAACTCGTGGAAGCGTTGAATGCCTACCGCGGTGCCGTCATCCTGGTCAGCCACGACGACGGGTTCCTGGCCCGCCTCGATCTGGACCTGGTGCTGAGCCTGGACCATGACGGGGCACTCACCGAGCTGCCCTCCCTGCCCGTTGGGTCATGGTCGGGTAGCTGA
- a CDS encoding type II toxin-antitoxin system VapB family antitoxin, whose amino-acid sequence MIFKAVGEGRPYPDHGYSAPRDWAALPPRPIRLDELVTTKRTLDLEALLAEDSTFFGDLFPHVVQYQGVMYLEDGLHRAVRTALHQRTAIHARVLVIDG is encoded by the coding sequence GTGATCTTCAAAGCTGTGGGCGAGGGACGCCCGTACCCTGACCATGGATACTCGGCGCCGCGGGACTGGGCTGCCTTGCCCCCGCGCCCTATCCGCCTCGATGAATTGGTAACCACCAAACGGACCTTGGATTTGGAGGCATTGTTGGCTGAGGACTCAACCTTCTTTGGCGACCTGTTCCCGCACGTTGTCCAGTACCAGGGCGTCATGTACCTCGAAGACGGGCTCCACCGGGCCGTCCGCACGGCGCTCCACCAAAGGACCGCGATTCACGCACGTGTATTGGTGATCGATGGCTAG
- a CDS encoding TetR family transcriptional regulator, with protein MARDAEATRQRILKAAEEEFASHGIAGARVDRIADEALANKAMLYRYFGSKEQLFDEVFSRRVVAVVEETEFDALDLPAYAARAFDLYQKDPNVLRLTNWYILERGQAADLETLVTSHQEKLSRIESAQKAGHLRSDLTPIELLASVRALAMTWHTLTPEMARSKLPSLKRRRETIMENVQRLVG; from the coding sequence ATGGCGAGAGATGCAGAAGCAACCAGGCAGCGGATCCTGAAGGCGGCAGAGGAGGAGTTTGCCAGCCATGGCATAGCCGGGGCGCGGGTGGACCGTATTGCTGACGAGGCACTGGCCAACAAGGCGATGCTGTACCGGTATTTCGGCAGCAAGGAACAGTTGTTTGACGAGGTCTTCTCCCGACGGGTGGTCGCAGTAGTGGAGGAGACCGAATTCGACGCACTGGACTTGCCGGCGTACGCGGCCCGTGCTTTTGACCTTTACCAGAAGGATCCCAATGTCCTGAGGCTCACCAACTGGTACATCCTTGAACGCGGCCAGGCGGCGGACCTTGAAACCCTGGTGACCTCACACCAGGAAAAGCTTTCCCGGATCGAAAGCGCCCAGAAAGCCGGCCACCTTCGCTCTGATCTCACACCCATCGAACTGCTGGCAAGCGTGCGTGCCCTGGCCATGACTTGGCATACGCTCACTCCCGAGATGGCCCGGTCCAAGCTTCCGAGCCTCAAACGGCGTCGCGAAACCATCATGGAAAACGTACAGAGGCTCGTCGGCTAG
- a CDS encoding phosphodiesterase, which yields MELIEAEYPKPGHVLLHLSDLHLVGGPGTLYGSVDSATRLQEICDQIIASRIRPEAIIFTGDLADKGELEAYKRLRDMIEPVCDALGAKAIWAMGNHDNRANFRSAFVDASEASKPHDPVDRSYFVNGLRIITLDTTVPGHHYGELSESQLEWLAAELATPAPDGTILALHHPPVPCVQDLAVLVELRGQAALAAVVRNTDVRTILGGHLHYSTTAGFAGIPVSVASATCYTQDLGVRAGAQRGRDGAQSYNMIHVYEHTIVHSVVPMSGGVTVGEPVDADEVQRRLAEAGIRIPHESRVGAHTSPGTHTSSMPLVAPGVSTSPKAP from the coding sequence ATGGAGCTCATCGAGGCCGAGTACCCCAAACCAGGTCATGTGCTTTTGCACCTGAGCGATCTGCACCTGGTGGGTGGTCCGGGCACGCTCTATGGCTCTGTGGACAGTGCCACCAGGCTCCAGGAGATCTGCGACCAGATCATCGCCTCCCGGATCAGGCCGGAAGCCATCATTTTCACCGGAGACCTCGCGGACAAGGGTGAGCTGGAAGCCTACAAGCGGCTCCGCGACATGATCGAACCAGTCTGCGACGCGCTCGGGGCCAAAGCCATCTGGGCCATGGGCAACCACGACAACCGTGCCAACTTCCGTTCCGCCTTTGTGGATGCCTCCGAGGCCAGCAAGCCCCACGACCCGGTGGACCGCAGCTACTTCGTCAACGGGCTCCGCATCATCACGTTGGACACCACCGTCCCTGGCCACCACTACGGTGAACTGTCAGAGTCCCAGCTCGAATGGCTGGCTGCCGAACTGGCCACCCCTGCACCCGACGGCACCATCCTTGCCTTGCACCACCCTCCAGTCCCGTGCGTCCAGGACCTCGCCGTTTTGGTGGAGCTGCGCGGCCAAGCCGCACTGGCCGCCGTCGTCCGTAATACTGACGTCCGCACCATCCTGGGTGGACACTTGCATTACTCCACGACGGCGGGCTTCGCCGGCATCCCGGTATCGGTGGCCTCGGCCACGTGCTACACGCAGGACCTTGGTGTCCGCGCAGGCGCGCAGCGAGGCAGGGACGGCGCGCAGTCGTACAACATGATCCATGTGTACGAGCACACGATTGTGCATTCGGTGGTGCCAATGTCCGGCGGCGTCACCGTGGGCGAGCCCGTGGACGCTGACGAGGTTCAGCGTCGGCTGGCTGAAGCCGGCATCCGCATTCCCCACGAATCGCGGGTGGGTGCCCACACATCGCCTGGCACACACACCTCGTCGATGCCGCTTGTTGCTCCGGGTGTCTCTACTTCTCCCAAGGCGCCTTAA
- a CDS encoding MFS transporter, producing the protein MSATHMETTPATRLSRTVTLAVILGCQLMMVLDTSIVTTALPHLERELGFNSTTLSWVQNSYALAFGGLLLLGARIGDLLGRRRVFMVGVGVFTFASLLAGVAFNAEVMIGARVLQGAASAFAIPATLALLVQTFPQPGERSQAISIYSAVIGAGGSVGIIVGGVFTDLLSWRWGLLINVPIGIVVLLLSPRFLPETGRVKGSVDIAGALTVTAGMSALVYGLVNAGEAGWGNLTTIVSLAAAVLMLLAFVLVERHAERPITPLRLFKDMTRSGAYIIRILIVGAMFSTFYFLSQYLQNVLGFSAFAAGIAYIPLTLLFFLMVYAIKPLSALLGKPALLVASLVIAGLGMLWLSSIGPGTAYFPDVLLPLIVLGIGQGTAIILLTEFGMSGVAPADNGAASGLVNTAHQLGGSTGLALLTVVFAGSGGTAQGMAGAEAYGAVFTSATWFYALAVPCAALIYLAQRRAAGNASATRP; encoded by the coding sequence ATGTCAGCAACGCACATGGAAACAACCCCTGCCACGCGATTGTCCAGAACCGTAACCTTGGCGGTCATCTTGGGCTGCCAGCTGATGATGGTGTTGGACACGTCCATCGTCACCACGGCACTGCCGCACCTTGAACGCGAACTTGGCTTCAACAGCACAACGCTCTCGTGGGTCCAGAACAGCTATGCGCTGGCGTTCGGAGGGCTGCTGTTGCTGGGCGCCCGTATCGGAGACCTTCTGGGCAGGCGCCGGGTCTTCATGGTTGGCGTAGGAGTGTTTACGTTCGCATCCCTGCTGGCCGGGGTCGCCTTCAACGCCGAGGTCATGATCGGTGCCCGCGTACTCCAAGGCGCCGCATCGGCTTTCGCCATCCCGGCAACCCTGGCGCTCTTGGTGCAGACCTTCCCCCAGCCCGGGGAACGGTCCCAAGCGATCAGCATCTACAGTGCCGTGATCGGGGCCGGGGGCAGCGTGGGCATCATCGTCGGCGGCGTCTTCACAGACCTGCTGTCGTGGCGATGGGGCTTGCTGATCAATGTTCCGATCGGAATTGTCGTCTTGCTGCTGAGCCCACGTTTCCTACCGGAAACCGGAAGGGTCAAAGGCAGTGTGGATATCGCGGGCGCGTTGACAGTTACAGCAGGAATGTCCGCCTTGGTCTATGGCCTCGTGAACGCGGGTGAGGCCGGGTGGGGGAACCTGACGACGATCGTTTCACTCGCGGCAGCCGTGCTCATGCTTCTGGCTTTCGTACTCGTCGAGCGTCATGCCGAGCGGCCCATCACTCCCCTGCGTCTCTTCAAGGACATGACCCGGTCGGGTGCCTATATCATCCGGATTCTGATCGTGGGGGCCATGTTCTCCACCTTCTATTTCCTCAGCCAGTACCTCCAGAATGTGCTGGGCTTCAGCGCGTTCGCGGCCGGAATCGCCTACATTCCGCTCACGCTCCTGTTCTTCCTCATGGTCTACGCGATCAAACCCCTCAGCGCCTTGCTGGGCAAGCCGGCGCTGCTGGTGGCCTCGTTGGTCATCGCCGGCCTGGGCATGCTGTGGCTCAGCTCCATAGGCCCGGGCACCGCGTATTTCCCGGACGTCCTGCTTCCGCTGATCGTGCTCGGAATCGGCCAAGGAACAGCAATCATCCTGCTGACCGAGTTTGGCATGTCAGGCGTGGCGCCTGCGGATAACGGCGCCGCCTCCGGACTGGTCAACACGGCACATCAGCTCGGCGGGTCCACCGGCTTGGCACTGTTGACGGTGGTGTTCGCGGGCTCCGGCGGAACAGCCCAAGGGATGGCAGGAGCCGAGGCCTACGGAGCAGTATTCACCTCGGCCACCTGGTTTTACGCCCTGGCCGTCCCGTGCGCTGCACTGATCTACCTCGCCCAACGCAGGGCGGCAGGAAACGCGTCAGCTACCCGACCATGA
- a CDS encoding stealth family protein, translated as MEEDTIAEAISPAVVAHLKHRSDVVRHRGRYALINADLTPQQAMVSDLLAVRAALDAAGVDFILVRGNDERPVVAVDWESRKEVREALVSAFRNEPFYSMTVDAKKKTSVLVADGELSANRKARIFRLYRPRVETGGGLWYGPALGVQLELWRFEGDHLELPVENSLTRRTMLRQDAVRGTVQRHGLTWPTIENMFADHASDIDFDIDMVFSWVDGSDPEYIARRRAQQAGAVLGEGDDHEARFRQINELKYALRSVHMFAPWVRRIFIATDSPAPEWLADHPSVTIVRSEEFFADTSVLPTHNSQAVECQLHHIEGLSEHFLYSNDDMFFGRPVGPDMFFTPGGITKFIEADTRIGLGENDAERSGFENAARVNRKLLWERFGRITTRHLEHTAAPLRRSVVARMEKEFPAEFAKTAGSRFRAADNISVTNSFYHYYALLTGRAVTQTNAKVRYVDSTMWAGLHYLPKLLAKRHMDFFCLNDGSFPEVEANERADLVTDFLEKYFPVKAPWEK; from the coding sequence ATTGAAGAGGACACGATTGCTGAGGCGATTTCGCCTGCCGTCGTCGCGCACCTTAAGCACCGGTCCGACGTCGTCCGTCACCGTGGGCGGTACGCCCTGATCAACGCCGACCTCACCCCGCAACAGGCCATGGTGTCCGATCTCCTGGCTGTCAGGGCGGCACTGGACGCTGCCGGCGTCGATTTTATCCTTGTACGCGGCAATGACGAGAGGCCGGTTGTCGCTGTCGACTGGGAGTCGCGCAAAGAGGTCCGTGAGGCGCTGGTGTCAGCGTTCCGCAACGAGCCCTTCTACTCCATGACAGTGGACGCCAAGAAGAAGACCTCGGTCCTGGTGGCTGACGGCGAGCTGTCCGCCAACCGGAAAGCCCGCATCTTCCGCCTGTACCGCCCGCGTGTCGAAACGGGCGGTGGCCTGTGGTACGGCCCGGCGTTGGGTGTGCAGCTGGAACTGTGGCGGTTTGAAGGCGACCATCTTGAGTTGCCCGTGGAGAACTCGCTGACACGCCGCACCATGCTGCGGCAAGACGCTGTCCGTGGAACCGTCCAGCGGCACGGCCTGACCTGGCCCACCATCGAGAACATGTTCGCGGACCACGCCAGCGACATCGACTTTGATATCGACATGGTTTTCTCGTGGGTGGACGGCAGCGACCCCGAGTACATCGCCAGGCGGCGCGCGCAGCAGGCCGGGGCAGTTCTGGGCGAGGGTGACGACCATGAGGCCCGCTTCCGCCAGATCAACGAACTGAAATACGCGCTGCGTTCGGTGCACATGTTCGCGCCCTGGGTCCGGCGGATCTTCATCGCCACGGACTCCCCCGCCCCGGAGTGGCTGGCCGATCATCCGTCGGTCACGATCGTTCGCAGCGAGGAGTTCTTCGCCGATACCTCAGTCCTGCCCACGCACAACTCGCAGGCCGTGGAATGCCAGCTCCACCACATCGAGGGGCTTTCCGAGCACTTCCTGTACTCCAACGACGACATGTTCTTTGGCCGCCCCGTGGGCCCGGACATGTTCTTCACTCCCGGCGGCATCACCAAGTTCATCGAGGCTGACACCCGGATCGGGTTGGGCGAGAACGACGCCGAACGCAGCGGCTTCGAGAACGCGGCACGCGTCAACCGGAAGCTGCTCTGGGAGCGCTTTGGCCGGATCACCACCCGGCACCTCGAACACACCGCAGCTCCCCTGCGCCGCAGCGTGGTGGCCCGCATGGAGAAAGAATTTCCGGCGGAATTCGCCAAGACCGCCGGGAGCCGTTTCCGCGCTGCGGACAACATCTCGGTCACCAACTCGTTCTACCACTACTACGCACTGCTCACGGGCCGCGCCGTCACGCAGACCAACGCCAAGGTCAGGTACGTGGACTCCACCATGTGGGCAGGCCTGCATTACCTGCCCAAGCTCCTGGCGAAGCGCCACATGGACTTCTTCTGCCTGAACGACGGCAGCTTCCCGGAGGTTGAAGCCAACGAGCGCGCGGACCTGGTGACGGACTTCCTGGAGAAGTACTTCCCGGTTAAGGCGCCTTGGGAGAAGTAG